From the genome of Flavobacterium luteolum, one region includes:
- a CDS encoding tetratricopeptide repeat protein has product MKSKYVILASALLISVATFAQKDQIKNAEKALKGGDAQGALAQLKDAENLIVNAKDTEQAQYYFVQGNAFLELANKKVEESKNLLAAADSYKKLIEVEKTSGKQKYSTQAAASITNIKGLLINSAIADTQASKHVEGAKKLYEAYELDKKDTINLYYAASTAVNSQDFDLALPMYEELKKINYSGKGTLYTAVNKASGNDDSFANAKERDLAVKLGTHEKPKTEAIASKRGEIYKNLALILVQKGRTEDAKKAIADARKANPEDSSLILTEANLYLETKDYDMYKKLVNEALEKDPKNADLVFNLGVISAGAKNNADAEKYYLKAIEINPEYTNAYLNLAALKLEAEKPIIDEMNKLGTSAKDMKRYDVLKAQREAVFKGVIPYLKKANELDPKNEDVSKTLLGVYSALEMTAEAKALKAKM; this is encoded by the coding sequence ATGAAAAGTAAATATGTAATACTTGCATCAGCATTACTGATCTCTGTAGCTACGTTTGCTCAAAAAGATCAAATTAAAAATGCTGAAAAAGCATTAAAAGGAGGAGATGCGCAAGGTGCTCTTGCTCAATTAAAAGATGCAGAGAATTTAATTGTGAATGCTAAAGATACAGAGCAGGCGCAATATTATTTCGTTCAAGGAAATGCTTTTCTTGAACTTGCAAACAAAAAAGTTGAAGAAAGTAAAAATTTATTAGCTGCAGCTGACAGCTACAAAAAATTAATTGAAGTAGAAAAAACTTCTGGAAAACAAAAATATTCAACTCAAGCTGCTGCTTCAATTACAAACATTAAAGGTTTGTTGATTAATTCTGCAATTGCTGATACACAAGCTAGCAAACATGTTGAAGGTGCAAAAAAATTGTACGAAGCATATGAATTAGACAAAAAAGATACTATTAACTTGTACTATGCAGCTTCTACAGCTGTAAATTCACAAGATTTTGATCTTGCTTTGCCAATGTACGAAGAGTTGAAAAAAATAAATTATTCAGGAAAAGGAACTTTGTATACAGCTGTAAACAAAGCTTCTGGAAATGATGATAGTTTTGCTAATGCTAAAGAAAGAGATTTAGCTGTTAAATTAGGTACTCACGAAAAACCTAAAACTGAAGCTATTGCTTCTAAAAGAGGTGAGATCTACAAAAACTTAGCATTAATCTTAGTTCAAAAAGGACGTACAGAAGATGCTAAAAAAGCAATCGCTGATGCTAGAAAAGCAAATCCAGAAGATTCTTCTTTAATTTTAACAGAAGCTAATTTATATCTAGAGACTAAAGACTACGATATGTACAAAAAATTAGTTAATGAAGCTTTAGAGAAAGATCCTAAAAATGCTGACTTAGTATTCAATTTAGGAGTAATCAGCGCTGGGGCTAAAAACAATGCTGACGCAGAGAAATATTACTTAAAAGCAATCGAAATCAATCCTGAGTATACAAATGCTTATTTGAATCTTGCTGCATTAAAATTAGAAGCTGAAAAACCAATCATTGATGAAATGAATAAATTAGGTACTTCTGCTAAAGATATGAAACGTTACGATGTTTTAAAAGCGCAAAGAGAGGCTGTTTTCAAAGGAGTTATTCCTTACCTTAAAAAAGCAAATGAATTAGATCCTAAAAATGAGGATGTTTCTAAAACATTATTAGGAGTTTATAGCGCTCTTGAAATGACTGCAGAAGCTAAAGCTTTAAAAGCAAAAATGTAA
- the gyrA gene encoding DNA gyrase subunit A, with product MSEGEKLIPINIEDEMKSAYIDYSMSVIVSRALPDVRDGLKPVHRRVLYGMYDLGVTSRSAHKKSARIVGEVLGKYHPHGDTSVYDAMVRMAQEWSMRYLLVDGQGNFGSVDGDSPAAMRYTEARMRKISEEIMADIEKETVDFQLNFDDTIYEPKVMPTRVPTLLVNGATGIAVGMATNMPPHNLTEVINGTLAYLDNNDIEVDELITHIKAPDFPTGGIIYGYEGVREAFKTGRGRIVMRAKVGFEEVDGRECIIVTEIPYQVNKAEMIKRTADLVNDKKIEGIANIRDESDRNGMRIVYILKRDATPNVVLNTLYKYTQLQSSFSVNNIALVKGRPQLLNLKDMIHYFIEHRHDVVVRRTQFELRKAEERAHILEGLIIASDNIDEVIALIRGSKNTDEAREKLIERFKLSDIQARAIVEMRLRQLTGLEQDKLRAEFDELMKLIEHLKALLADVNLRIDLIKEELTEIRDKYGDERRSKIEYSGGDVSIEDLIADENVVITISHAGYIKRTNLTEYKTQNRGGVGQKSAGTRDQDFLEHMFVATNHQYMMFFTQKGKCFWMRVYEIPEGSKTAKGRAIQNLVNIESDDKVKAFICTQDLKDKDYINTHNLVMVTKQGQVKKTSLEKYSKPRVNGVAAITIKEGDELLGAQLTNGESQIILAVKSGKLVRFEETKTRPMGRTASGVRGITLKDETDEVIGMVTVDKNDISESQILVVTENGYGKRTKLVDEDGEDVYRITNRGGKGVKTLNITEKTGKLISINAVTDSDDLMIINKSGLTIRMAIEDLRVMGRATQGVRLINLKGKDSIAAVTTVMKDDVEEVEVDEDGNVIGAIERVKPDLEVLEDDGSAEDDDDSDDEEVEDEDDAEAEDEESEE from the coding sequence ATGTCTGAAGGAGAAAAGTTAATTCCTATTAACATTGAAGATGAAATGAAATCAGCTTACATCGATTATTCGATGTCAGTAATTGTATCGAGAGCACTTCCTGATGTTAGAGATGGCTTGAAACCAGTGCATCGAAGAGTTCTTTACGGAATGTATGATTTAGGTGTAACATCAAGATCTGCCCATAAAAAATCTGCAAGAATCGTGGGAGAGGTTCTGGGTAAGTATCACCCGCACGGAGATACCTCTGTTTACGACGCAATGGTTCGTATGGCTCAAGAGTGGAGTATGCGATATTTATTAGTTGATGGTCAGGGTAACTTTGGTTCTGTCGATGGAGATAGTCCTGCAGCAATGCGTTATACTGAGGCCAGAATGCGTAAAATTTCTGAAGAGATTATGGCCGATATCGAAAAAGAGACAGTTGATTTTCAATTGAACTTTGACGATACAATATATGAACCAAAAGTAATGCCAACAAGAGTTCCTACTTTATTAGTAAATGGAGCAACAGGTATTGCAGTTGGTATGGCGACAAACATGCCGCCACACAATTTAACTGAAGTTATCAACGGTACTTTAGCATATCTTGATAATAACGATATTGAAGTAGATGAATTAATAACTCATATTAAAGCGCCTGATTTCCCTACTGGAGGTATTATCTACGGATATGAAGGTGTTCGTGAAGCTTTTAAAACGGGTAGAGGACGTATTGTAATGCGTGCTAAAGTCGGTTTCGAAGAAGTGGACGGAAGAGAATGTATTATTGTTACAGAAATTCCATATCAAGTTAACAAAGCCGAAATGATCAAACGTACGGCTGATTTGGTTAACGATAAAAAAATTGAAGGCATTGCCAATATTCGTGATGAATCGGATAGAAATGGTATGCGTATCGTTTACATCTTAAAACGTGATGCTACGCCAAACGTAGTTTTAAATACTTTATACAAATACACTCAATTACAATCTTCATTTAGCGTTAATAATATTGCATTAGTAAAAGGACGCCCTCAATTACTGAATCTAAAAGACATGATTCATTACTTTATTGAGCACCGTCACGATGTAGTAGTTAGAAGAACGCAGTTTGAATTACGCAAAGCAGAAGAAAGAGCACATATTTTAGAAGGATTAATTATTGCTTCTGATAATATCGACGAAGTAATCGCGTTAATTAGAGGTTCTAAAAACACAGATGAAGCAAGAGAGAAATTAATCGAAAGATTTAAATTGTCGGATATTCAGGCTCGTGCAATTGTTGAGATGCGTTTACGTCAGTTAACAGGTCTGGAGCAAGATAAATTAAGAGCTGAGTTTGACGAGTTAATGAAGTTAATCGAACATTTAAAAGCTTTATTAGCAGATGTTAATTTAAGAATTGATTTGATTAAAGAAGAGCTTACAGAAATCCGTGATAAATACGGTGATGAGCGTCGTTCTAAAATTGAATATTCTGGAGGAGATGTAAGTATTGAAGATTTGATTGCTGATGAAAATGTGGTAATTACCATTTCGCATGCAGGTTACATCAAACGTACGAATTTGACAGAATACAAAACTCAGAATAGAGGAGGAGTTGGTCAAAAAAGTGCAGGAACAAGAGATCAGGATTTCTTGGAGCACATGTTTGTGGCAACAAACCACCAATATATGATGTTCTTTACGCAAAAAGGAAAATGTTTCTGGATGCGTGTTTATGAAATTCCAGAAGGAAGCAAAACGGCAAAAGGTAGAGCAATTCAGAACTTGGTGAATATTGAAAGTGATGATAAAGTAAAAGCTTTCATTTGTACGCAAGATTTAAAAGATAAAGATTATATCAATACTCATAATCTTGTAATGGTGACTAAACAAGGACAGGTTAAGAAAACTTCTTTAGAGAAATATTCTAAACCTCGTGTAAATGGAGTTGCTGCAATTACAATTAAAGAAGGTGATGAGTTGCTTGGTGCTCAGTTAACAAATGGTGAAAGCCAAATTATCTTAGCAGTTAAATCTGGTAAATTAGTTCGTTTTGAAGAAACTAAAACTCGTCCGATGGGAAGAACAGCTTCTGGAGTACGTGGAATTACCTTAAAAGATGAAACTGACGAAGTAATCGGAATGGTTACGGTTGATAAAAATGATATTTCTGAATCACAAATCTTAGTGGTAACTGAAAACGGTTACGGAAAACGTACTAAATTGGTTGATGAAGATGGAGAAGATGTTTACAGAATTACAAACCGTGGAGGTAAAGGGGTTAAAACGCTTAATATTACTGAAAAAACAGGTAAATTAATCTCTATTAATGCAGTAACTGACTCAGATGATTTGATGATTATCAATAAATCAGGATTGACAATTAGAATGGCAATCGAAGATTTACGTGTTATGGGACGTGCAACTCAAGGTGTTAGATTGATCAATTTAAAAGGAAAAGATTCTATTGCTGCTGTAACAACTGTAATGAAAGATGATGTAGAAGAAGTAGAAGTGGATGAAGATGGAAATGTAATTGGAGCAATCGAGAGAGTTAAGCCAGACTTGGAAGTTCTTGAAGATGATGGATCTGCAGAAGATGACGATGATTCTGATGATGAAGAGGTAGAAGATGAAGACGATGCTGAGGCAGAAGATGAAGAGTCTGAAGAATAA
- a CDS encoding lipid A phosphoethanolamine transferase: MKKQLLYFSIFFLITFLAAAQDEDIDRSNSPFAEPRYHYFLQTILLYNEYLDTKNGSFNTTNLRVLQPIGNKAWNLRFDLPLISTNSNSINQTGLGDVGAGLSFIPYFKKNNGIGLRTRVISNSAVDPSFGSGKWVVIPAGIFAKYFNQKKFLWIATIEHSQSFAGSSNRSDVSVTLLENNLLWFFGKNWIATDVAFRYNYVLDGFQNNAFMEFGRKITPTNLVYVHPSVAFGGEKSYNFGMEVGMLILF, encoded by the coding sequence ATGAAAAAACAACTACTTTACTTTAGCATTTTTTTTCTTATTACATTTCTTGCAGCTGCTCAAGACGAAGATATAGACAGAAGCAATAGCCCTTTTGCCGAGCCTAGATATCATTATTTTCTGCAAACTATTCTATTGTACAATGAATATTTAGACACTAAGAATGGCTCTTTTAACACTACAAATTTACGTGTCTTACAACCAATAGGCAACAAAGCTTGGAATCTGAGATTTGATTTACCTTTAATTTCAACCAACTCCAATTCTATCAATCAAACTGGACTTGGCGATGTTGGTGCTGGACTAAGTTTCATACCCTATTTTAAGAAAAATAATGGCATTGGCCTTAGAACCCGTGTAATCTCAAATTCTGCTGTAGATCCAAGTTTTGGAAGTGGAAAATGGGTGGTAATTCCAGCTGGTATTTTTGCAAAATACTTCAATCAAAAGAAATTTTTATGGATTGCGACCATTGAACATTCCCAAAGTTTTGCAGGATCAAGCAATCGTAGCGATGTAAGTGTAACATTATTAGAAAATAACTTGTTATGGTTCTTCGGAAAAAATTGGATTGCTACAGATGTAGCTTTTAGATACAATTACGTTTTGGATGGCTTTCAAAATAATGCCTTTATGGAATTTGGCAGAAAAATAACTCCAACAAACTTAGTTTATGTACACCCCAGCGTAGCTTTTGGTGGCGAAAAATCATATAATTTTGGTATGGAAGTCGGGATGCTGATTTTGTTTTGA
- the rimK gene encoding 30S ribosomal protein S6--L-glutamate ligase translates to MLQNKVILGSEEWCSFPELGIPTIKARVDSGAKTSAMHALNIAPFIKNDANWVKFDINPIQNNIKTIIHCEAPLVDKRIVKSSSGFREHRYVIQTNLKIGDAKWPIEMTLTNRDSMGFRMLLGREAMSGRVLVDPEQKYLLGQPTAESLKELYQNSEKATTGLRIGLLASNPELYSNKRIMEAGEMRGHEMHFLNIKECYMKLDAKKPEIHYRGGKILNEFDAIIPRIRPSITFYGCALTRQFEALKVFVLNSATAITQSRDKLYSLQLLLNSGIDIPTTGFANSPLDTDNLIKMVGGSPLIVKLLEGTQGKGVVLAETKKAAESVINAFKSLNANILVQEFIKEANGKDIRCFVIDGKVVAAIQREAMPGEFRANIHLGGTASVIKVTAEEKKIAIKAAKAMDLKVAGVDIIRSSKGPLLLEVNSSPGLEGIEGATNKDVAGEMIRAIEKNFKL, encoded by the coding sequence ATGCTTCAAAACAAAGTCATTTTAGGCAGCGAAGAATGGTGCTCATTTCCAGAACTAGGAATCCCGACAATTAAGGCTCGTGTAGATTCTGGCGCCAAAACTTCGGCAATGCACGCTCTAAACATAGCTCCTTTCATAAAAAATGATGCGAATTGGGTAAAATTCGACATTAACCCGATTCAGAATAATATCAAAACCATTATTCATTGCGAAGCTCCTTTGGTTGACAAACGAATTGTAAAAAGTTCGAGCGGATTTAGAGAACATCGCTACGTGATCCAAACCAACTTAAAAATTGGCGATGCAAAATGGCCAATCGAAATGACTTTGACTAATCGTGATTCTATGGGATTTAGAATGCTTTTAGGACGCGAAGCGATGAGCGGAAGGGTTTTAGTCGATCCAGAACAAAAATATCTTTTAGGACAGCCTACAGCAGAATCCTTAAAAGAATTATACCAGAACTCAGAAAAAGCAACGACAGGTTTACGAATTGGTCTTTTAGCCAGTAATCCAGAATTATACAGCAATAAAAGAATCATGGAAGCGGGTGAAATGCGCGGACATGAAATGCATTTTTTAAATATTAAAGAATGCTACATGAAACTAGACGCTAAAAAACCTGAAATTCATTATAGAGGCGGTAAAATCTTAAACGAATTTGACGCTATTATTCCAAGAATCCGACCAAGCATTACTTTTTACGGCTGCGCTTTGACACGTCAATTTGAAGCTTTAAAAGTCTTTGTGCTAAATTCAGCGACAGCTATTACTCAATCTCGAGATAAATTATATTCACTGCAATTACTTTTAAACAGTGGAATCGACATTCCAACTACAGGATTTGCTAATTCTCCGCTTGATACAGACAATTTAATTAAAATGGTAGGCGGATCACCTTTAATTGTAAAATTATTGGAAGGAACACAAGGAAAAGGCGTTGTTTTAGCTGAAACCAAAAAAGCTGCAGAAAGTGTGATCAATGCTTTTAAAAGTTTAAATGCTAATATCTTGGTTCAGGAATTCATCAAAGAAGCTAACGGAAAAGATATTCGATGTTTTGTAATCGACGGAAAAGTGGTTGCCGCTATTCAGCGTGAAGCTATGCCTGGTGAATTTAGAGCAAACATTCATTTGGGCGGAACTGCATCTGTCATTAAAGTAACTGCCGAAGAAAAAAAGATTGCCATAAAAGCCGCAAAAGCAATGGATTTAAAAGTCGCTGGTGTTGATATTATTCGCTCTTCTAAAGGCCCATTATTGCTTGAAGTAAATTCTTCGCCAGGTCTTGAAGGAATTGAAGGCGCAACTAATAAAGATGTAGCTGGCGAAATGATTAGAGCTATTGAAAAGAATTTTAAACTATAA
- a CDS encoding DUF349 domain-containing protein, with product MLEEKNDNLHEADGKSGIEINDSVANDAIEISDSETLTEDLVSETENEVTKQEDAHQEALDAITNSNAAESEDETLKERHDIPMQDYNTFTLDALVDELKKLVNIDKVMSVKDHIEEIKKAFLLQYHHLIEEKKEEFLASNPDPNEEFEYHLPLKSKFDEYYNVFREKRNAHFKHLQTNLKSNLENRLAIVEELKELINPQENIKDTLKHFNELRERWKNAGAIPKDKYNHVWNNYHFHVENFYDYLHLDREARDLDFKHNLELKQKIIARVEELANDADVSKSFRELQDLHRIWKEEIGPVSKEHRDAIWNQFSELTKKIHDKRELLFESQRANEQKNLEAKKEIIAKIEVLGSEKVNSHSQWLIQIQKVEELRNEFFAAGKVPSEVNEETWATFKTAVRNFNAFKNSFYKDIKKDQNDNLNKKLALVAKAKELQESTDFQATTPVMKQIQEEWKQIGHVPKKYSDKIWKEFKDACNHYFDKLKEHKSEENSDEVAAFDNKKAYLDVLRAFQLTGDHKTDLDAIKAHIETWKGFGKVPFSRRHIEGKFNKILDALFEKLSLSKKESEMMRFANRLDSLSDSNDTRKLDNEKIFIMRKIEEVQNEIFQLENNIQFFTNTKNAKKENSIVTEVRKNIAIHKESLEVWKDKLKQLRNLGQE from the coding sequence ATGTTAGAAGAAAAGAATGATAACCTGCATGAAGCAGACGGAAAATCAGGAATCGAAATAAATGATTCTGTAGCAAATGATGCAATCGAAATTTCAGATTCTGAAACTTTGACCGAAGATTTGGTCTCAGAAACTGAAAATGAAGTAACAAAACAAGAAGATGCCCATCAGGAGGCATTGGATGCTATAACCAATTCGAACGCTGCTGAAAGTGAAGACGAAACGCTAAAGGAACGTCACGACATTCCTATGCAAGATTACAATACATTTACCCTGGATGCACTTGTTGATGAACTGAAAAAATTGGTGAATATAGACAAGGTAATGTCTGTAAAAGATCATATTGAAGAAATCAAAAAAGCTTTCTTGCTGCAATATCATCATCTTATAGAAGAGAAAAAAGAAGAATTTTTAGCTTCTAATCCAGATCCGAATGAAGAATTTGAATATCACCTTCCGTTAAAATCAAAATTCGACGAATATTATAATGTTTTTAGAGAGAAAAGAAATGCTCATTTTAAACATTTACAGACGAATTTAAAAAGCAATTTAGAAAATCGTCTAGCTATTGTTGAAGAATTAAAAGAATTAATTAATCCGCAGGAAAATATAAAAGATACTCTTAAGCATTTTAATGAATTAAGAGAAAGATGGAAAAATGCCGGAGCTATTCCAAAAGACAAATACAATCACGTTTGGAATAATTACCACTTCCATGTAGAAAATTTCTACGATTATCTTCATTTAGACCGTGAGGCTAGAGATTTAGATTTTAAACATAACTTAGAATTAAAACAAAAAATTATAGCGCGCGTTGAAGAATTGGCAAACGATGCCGATGTGAGCAAATCTTTCCGTGAATTACAAGATTTACACAGAATCTGGAAAGAAGAAATCGGACCTGTTTCTAAAGAACATCGTGATGCCATCTGGAATCAGTTTAGTGAACTGACTAAGAAAATACATGACAAGCGAGAACTTTTATTTGAAAGCCAAAGAGCAAATGAGCAAAAAAATCTTGAAGCCAAAAAAGAAATTATTGCTAAAATTGAAGTGCTTGGAAGCGAAAAAGTAAATTCTCATTCTCAATGGCTTATTCAAATTCAAAAAGTAGAAGAGCTAAGAAATGAGTTTTTTGCAGCTGGAAAAGTACCTTCTGAAGTTAATGAAGAAACTTGGGCTACTTTTAAAACTGCAGTTAGAAATTTCAACGCTTTTAAAAATTCGTTTTATAAAGACATTAAAAAAGACCAAAACGATAATTTAAATAAAAAACTGGCTCTTGTAGCAAAAGCTAAAGAATTACAGGAAAGCACCGATTTCCAAGCTACTACACCTGTAATGAAACAGATCCAGGAAGAATGGAAACAAATTGGACATGTTCCTAAAAAATATTCAGACAAAATCTGGAAAGAATTTAAGGATGCTTGCAACCATTATTTTGACAAATTAAAAGAGCATAAATCTGAAGAGAACAGTGATGAAGTGGCTGCTTTTGACAATAAGAAAGCTTATTTGGATGTTTTAAGAGCTTTCCAACTAACTGGAGATCACAAAACTGATTTAGATGCCATTAAAGCACATATTGAAACTTGGAAAGGTTTTGGAAAAGTTCCTTTTTCTAGAAGACATATTGAAGGGAAATTTAATAAAATCTTAGATGCTCTTTTTGAAAAACTAAGTTTAAGCAAAAAAGAATCTGAAATGATGCGTTTTGCAAATCGTCTTGATTCTTTATCTGACAGCAATGATACGCGTAAATTAGACAATGAAAAGATCTTTATTATGCGTAAAATTGAAGAAGTTCAAAATGAAATTTTTCAATTAGAAAATAACATTCAGTTCTTTACCAACACAAAAAATGCCAAAAAAGAGAATTCAATTGTGACAGAGGTTCGTAAAAACATTGCAATTCACAAAGAAAGCCTTGAAGTTTGGAAAGATAAATTGAAACAATTAAGAAACTTAGGACAAGAGTAA
- a CDS encoding OsmC family protein, protein MKFTRKAHANWKGTGMEGKGTISTQSTTLDNAQLSFKTRFADGVGTNPEELVAAAHSGCFTMQLSFLLNEAGFTADDLTTEATVTFEDGSITLIHLDLKGKVPSISAEEFASTAAKAKEICPISKLLNTTITLSAELIS, encoded by the coding sequence ATGAAATTTACAAGAAAAGCACACGCCAACTGGAAAGGAACCGGTATGGAAGGAAAAGGAACAATCAGTACACAAAGTACAACTTTAGATAATGCACAATTATCTTTTAAAACAAGATTCGCTGATGGCGTTGGAACAAATCCTGAAGAATTGGTTGCTGCAGCTCATTCTGGCTGTTTTACGATGCAATTAAGCTTTTTACTAAATGAAGCTGGGTTTACAGCCGACGATTTAACTACAGAAGCTACAGTAACTTTTGAAGATGGATCAATCACTTTGATTCACTTAGATTTAAAAGGTAAAGTTCCATCCATATCTGCGGAGGAATTTGCTTCAACAGCAGCAAAAGCTAAAGAAATCTGTCCGATTTCAAAACTGCTAAATACAACCATTACTTTATCTGCTGAACTAATCAGTTAA
- a CDS encoding ATP-dependent Clp protease ATP-binding subunit, with protein MDDNFSPRVKDVITYSKEEALRLGHDFIGTEHLMLGILRDGNGKAIHILNNLDVDLDHLRRKVEILSPANLSVEVNAEKKNLHLTRQAERALKTTFLEAKVFQSSSISTAHLLLCILRNENDPTTKLLNKLKIDYDVAKEQYLNMTPNEEEFLENLPRNESYNDDSGQDDSLKESSFNNPANKSNKKSKTPVLDNFGRDLTEMAEEGKLDPVVGREKEIERVSQILSRRKKNNPLLIGEPGVGKSAIAEGLALRIIQKKVSRILFHKRVVTLDLASLVAGTKYRGQFEERMKAVMNELEKNDDIILFIDEIHTIVGAGGATGSLDASNMFKPALARGEIQCIGATTLDEYRQYIEKDGALERRFQKVIVEPTSVEETIAILNNVKDKYEDHHNVTYTPEAIEACVKLTNRYMSERFLPDKAIDAMDEAGSRVHITNIDVPKQILDLERQLEEVREMKNMVVKKQKYEEAAKLRDDEKRIEKDLALAQEQWEEDSKNNRIEVTEDNVADVVSMMTGIPVNRIAQTESNKLAHLPELIQNKVIGQNEAVLKIARSIQRNRAGLKDPNKPIGSFIFLGQTGVGKTQLAKVLAKELFDSEDALVRIDMSEYMEKFAISRLVGAPPGYVGYEEGGQLTEKVRRKPYCVVLLDEIEKAHPDVFNMMLQVLDDGYLTDSLGRKIDFKNTIIIMTSNVGARQLKDFGQGVGFGTAARTAQADENSKSIIENALKKTFAPEFLNRIDDVIVFNSLEKSDIDLIIEIELKKLYSRIAELGYKLTLTDKAKAFIAEKGFDKQFGARPLKRAIQKYVEDLLAEEIITSKIHSGDEIMMDLKDDSQELSVEIHKAEEPSNQ; from the coding sequence ATGGATGATAATTTTTCACCAAGAGTAAAAGATGTTATTACGTACAGTAAAGAGGAAGCTCTACGTCTAGGGCACGACTTTATTGGTACAGAACATCTTATGCTAGGTATTTTAAGAGATGGTAACGGAAAAGCTATTCATATACTTAATAACCTAGATGTCGATTTAGATCATTTACGCAGAAAAGTAGAAATACTGAGCCCTGCCAACCTGAGCGTTGAAGTAAATGCCGAAAAGAAAAACCTTCATCTTACCCGACAGGCCGAAAGAGCCCTGAAGACCACTTTTCTGGAAGCAAAAGTATTTCAAAGTTCATCGATTAGCACCGCACATTTGCTGTTATGCATCTTACGAAACGAAAACGATCCAACAACCAAGCTATTGAATAAGCTAAAAATAGATTATGACGTAGCTAAAGAACAGTACTTAAATATGACTCCAAACGAAGAAGAATTCTTAGAAAACTTGCCAAGAAACGAATCGTATAATGACGATTCAGGACAAGATGACAGTCTAAAAGAAAGCAGTTTTAATAATCCCGCCAATAAGTCAAACAAAAAATCTAAAACCCCAGTTTTAGACAATTTTGGGAGAGATTTAACAGAAATGGCTGAGGAAGGGAAATTAGACCCTGTTGTAGGACGAGAAAAAGAAATTGAGCGTGTATCGCAAATTTTAAGCCGTAGAAAAAAGAACAATCCGCTTCTTATTGGAGAGCCTGGAGTTGGTAAATCTGCTATTGCAGAAGGACTTGCTTTGCGTATTATTCAAAAGAAAGTATCTCGTATTCTTTTCCACAAACGTGTTGTTACTTTAGATTTAGCAAGCCTAGTAGCGGGAACTAAATACAGAGGACAATTTGAAGAAAGAATGAAAGCCGTAATGAACGAGCTTGAAAAAAATGATGATATTATTCTTTTTATTGATGAGATCCATACTATTGTAGGTGCTGGTGGAGCAACAGGTTCGCTTGATGCTTCAAACATGTTCAAACCTGCTTTAGCAAGAGGTGAAATTCAATGTATTGGTGCTACTACTCTTGATGAGTACAGACAATATATTGAGAAAGACGGTGCTTTAGAAAGACGTTTCCAAAAGGTAATTGTAGAACCAACTTCTGTTGAAGAAACTATTGCGATTTTGAACAACGTAAAAGATAAATACGAAGATCACCACAACGTAACTTATACTCCAGAAGCTATTGAAGCCTGCGTTAAATTAACAAACAGATATATGTCTGAGCGTTTCTTACCAGACAAAGCTATTGATGCTATGGATGAGGCTGGTTCTCGCGTACACATTACCAACATCGATGTTCCGAAACAAATTTTGGATTTAGAACGTCAGCTGGAAGAAGTTCGCGAAATGAAAAATATGGTTGTTAAAAAACAAAAATATGAAGAAGCTGCCAAACTTCGCGATGATGAAAAACGTATCGAAAAAGATCTTGCTTTAGCACAAGAACAATGGGAAGAAGATTCTAAAAACAACAGAATTGAAGTTACAGAAGATAATGTAGCCGATGTTGTTTCTATGATGACTGGAATTCCTGTAAACAGAATTGCACAAACAGAAAGCAATAAATTAGCGCACTTGCCTGAACTAATTCAAAACAAAGTAATTGGTCAAAACGAAGCGGTTCTTAAAATTGCTCGTTCTATTCAGCGTAACAGAGCTGGTCTTAAAGATCCAAACAAGCCAATTGGTTCGTTCATTTTCTTAGGTCAGACTGGTGTTGGTAAAACGCAATTGGCTAAAGTTTTAGCAAAAGAATTATTTGACTCTGAAGATGCTTTAGTTCGTATCGACATGAGCGAATACATGGAGAAATTTGCGATCTCTCGTTTAGTTGGAGCGCCTCCAGGATACGTTGGATATGAAGAAGGTGGTCAATTGACTGAGAAAGTTCGTAGAAAACCTTACTGTGTGGTTCTTTTAGATGAGATCGAAAAAGCACACCCAGATGTATTCAACATGATGCTTCAGGTTTTAGATGACGGATATTTAACAGATAGTTTAGGTCGTAAAATTGACTTTAAAAATACTATCATCATCATGACATCTAACGTTGGTGCACGTCAGCTAAAAGATTTCGGACAAGGTGTTGGATTCGGTACTGCTGCAAGAACAGCACAAGCTGATGAAAACTCAAAAAGCATTATCGAAAATGCATTGAAGAAAACCTTTGCTCCTGAGTTCTTAAACAGAATTGATGACGTAATTGTATTCAACAGTTTAGAAAAATCAGATATTGATTTGATTATCGAAATCGAATTGAAAAAACTATATTCTCGCATTGCAGAGTTAGGCTACAAATTAACTTTAACAGACAAAGCCAAAGCATTTATTGCTGAAAAAGGTTTTGACAAACAGTTTGGAGCTAGACCATTGAAAAGAGCAATTCAGAAATACGTTGAAGATTTGTTGGCCGAAGAAATTATCACTTCAAAAATTCATTCTGGCGATGAAATCATGATGGACTTAAAAGATGATTCTCAAGAATTATCAGTTGAAATTCACAAAGCCGAAGAGCCATCGAATCAATAA